One genomic region from Epinephelus fuscoguttatus linkage group LG8, E.fuscoguttatus.final_Chr_v1 encodes:
- the LOC125893560 gene encoding trophoblast glycoprotein-like, translated as MCVFAVWVFLGILLCAPYQCLECPFVCECFAVTRTVKCVSKDLLTVPQSIPGYAKTVIITGNNIHHIGPDSFTELENVSNIILSNNRITEMASHSFSSLINLRFLDLSENHLALIHPEALSIPGSPLQELNLSRSLYNFTALTDLTTALRWGGLRGLLRLDLSGNHLALLPPGMFSHLPNLQQLFLTNNSLMAVYSGTFSGMSHLEVLDLTRNAFMTFRADALQELEKLGNIRIFLGDNPYTCSCEIRNFVAWLNESRAQVDVDAVRCASPRGLSNTRLRGLSIQAIGCVVPVQAEVTDLTLQTSYVFLGLVLGFVGMVFLFVLYLNRKGMKKWITDMRDACQDVLEGYHYRYEIDSDPRLGHIAANNGGSGARGHLGLPLSQQLPSDTCIVPPEKHVKQLKTSPPLNL; from the exons atgtgtgtttttgcagtcTGGGTGTTTCTGGGAATCCTTCTCTGTGCACCGTACCAGTGTTTGGAGTGTCCTTTTGTCTGTGAGTGTTTTGCCGTCACTCGCACAGTGAAATGTGTTTCTAAGGATCTGCTCACGGTGCCACAGAGTATCCCAGGATATGCAAAGACTGTCATCATCACAGGGAATAATATACATCACATTGGACCTGATTCGTTTACAGAGCTGGAGAATGTCAGCAACATCATTTTAAGCAATAATAG GATTACAGAGATGGCGTCTCACAGCTTCTCTTCCCTCATCAACTTGCGCTTCCTGGACCTCAGTGAGAACCACCTGGCCCTCATTCATCCAGAAGCTCTCAGCATACCTGGCAGTCCCCTCCAGGAGCTCAACCTGAGCCGCTCGCTGTACAACTTCACAGCCCTGACGGACCTCACCACAGCTCTACGCTGGGGCGGCCTCAGGGGGCTCCTCCGCCTAGACCTCTCTGGGAACCACCTCGCCCTCCTGCCCCCGGGGATGTTCTCTCACCTTCCCAACCTGCAGCAGCTCTTCCTCACTAACAACTCTCTGATGGCTGTCTACAGTGGAACCTTCTCTGGAATGAGCCACCTGGAGGTGCTGGACCTTACTCGCAACGCCTTCATGACCTTCAGGGCTGATGCTCTACAAGAGCTGGAGAAGCTTGGGAACATCCGAATCTTTCTTGGTGACAATCCCTACACCTGCTCCTGTGAGATCAGAAATTTTGTGGCCTGGCTGAATGAATCAAGAGCCCAGGTGGATGTGGACGCTGTGAGGTGTGCCTCGCCGAGAGGGTTAAGCAACACCCGACTGCGAGGACTAAGCATCCAGGCTATTGGATGTGTTGTTCCAGTCCAAGCAGAGGTGACGGACCTCACCCTGCAGACATCATATGTCTTCCTAGGGCTGGTGCTGGGCTTTGTGGGCATGGTCTTTCTCTTTGTTCTCTACCTGAACCGCAAGGGTATGAAGAAATGGATCACTGATATGAGAGATGCGTGTCAGGACGTTCTGGAGGGGTATCACTACCGATATGAGATTGACTCAGACCCTCGGCTGGGGCACATCGCCGCAAATAATGGTGGCAGCGGGGCACGAGGGCACTTAGGATTACCTTTGTCACAGCAGCTGCCAAGTGACACCTGTATTGTTCCTCCAGAAAAACATGTCAAACAGCTGAAAACATCTCCACCTTTGAACCTATGA
- the kdf1a gene encoding keratinocyte differentiation factor 1, whose protein sequence is MPGHSTGAPQTSRHHKHHSSSSRAEKHRATRTISRESTASQDSYKDPHGEHHEHHTDHSRYSENKYGRSRGHPRNGTGRGSETIGFIPGSADSTPTSRHACGSCASMGWSGCKALICCVLTCGFYGSREPCLPVNESSTDHHPKTGSEPHPPNGMAITNPTCNIPVESNKSTKTSKLPMSDSFRYPDVRIAGKTVRYPVAAPRRTRTPGKGESERPVSNTSLISREDYDLDEVSDTGTDIDSLITKKLLELYALHQIDQLAKCTSDSSFSRKTNEISELIYSIAQDYNLEEQEAECKLVHGVIRISTRKGKRKAGHQSTGQRANGRNDGTLPDSGNETMTHTLMSSDFPEVKVSEQTPSDELARKMRHYSGRTYSSSTATAYSPYHHDTETDSSGAPLLLL, encoded by the exons ATGCCTGGCCACAGCACAGGGGCTCCCCAGACGTCCCGCCACCACAAACAccacagctccagctccagggCTGAAAAGCACAGAGCGACCCGGACTATATCCAGGGAGAGCACGGCCAGCCAAGACTCCTACAAGGATCCTCATGGGGAGCATCATGAGCACCACACTGACCACTCCCGGTATTCAGAGAACAAGTATGGTCGCAGCAGGGGCCACCCGCGAAATGGCACGGGTAGGGGCTCAGAGACTATAGGATTTATTCCTGGGTCAGCAGACAGCACGCCCACCAGCAGACATGCCTGTGGCTCCTGTGCCTCCATGGGCTGGAGTGGCTGTAAGGCTCTTATCTGCTGTGTACTGACCTGTGGATTTTATGGCAGCCGGGAGCCCTGCCTGCCTGTTAACGAGAGCTCCACAGACCATCACCCTAAAACAGGCAGCGAGCCTCACCCTCCTAATGGCATGGCTATAACCAACCCCACTTGTAACATCCCTGTGGAGTCAAACAAGTCCACCAAAACCTCCAAGCTGCCCATGAGTGACAGCTTCCGCTACCCAGATGTGCGCATCGCAGGTAAGACAGTAAGGTATCCAGTTGCTGCCCCCAGACGAACCCGCACGCCTGGCAAGGGGGAAAGCGAGCGGCCTGTCAGTAACACCAGCCTGATATCCCGTGAGGACTATGACTTAGATGAGGTGAGTGACACGGGCACAGACATTGACTCTCTTATCACCAAGAAGCTGCTGGAGCTCTACGCCCTGCACCAGATTGACCAGCTGGCCAAGTGCACCTCCGACTCCTCGTTCTCCCGCAAGACCAACGAGATCAGCGAGCTCATCTACAGCATCGCTCAGGACTACAACCTGGAGGAGCAGGAGGCCGAGTGCAAGCTGGTGCACGGGGTCATCCGCATCAGCACGCGCAAGGGAAAGAGAAAAGCGGGCCATCAGTCAACAGGACAGCGAGCCAACGGGAGGAACGATGGGACGCTCCCTGACAGTGGCAACGAGACCATGACCCACACTTTAATGAGCAGTGACT TTCCAGAGGTGAAAGTGTCAGAGCAGACGCCTTCAGACGAGCTGGCAAGAAAAATGAGACATTACAGCGGGAGAA cGTACTCCTCCAGCACCGCCACAGCCTACTCGCCCTACCATCACGACACCGAAACAGACTCTTCAGGcgctcctcttcttcttctctga